The following is a genomic window from Terriglobales bacterium.
CCTAGCCGTGCTAGCAGTACTCGGACTTGAAATGAGTTTCACCGAGGTTGGGACATCAGGGACCCTCGATGAACTGCGGCGTGAGCGGGGTGGTGCTTGAAGCTAAATGTTCATGTCCTTGGTTGTCATGTTGCCGTCCTTGAACAAGTCGGCGATTTCAAGAGCGTATTGACCTACGTTCCAGAGGTCGCGCCGGAGAACCTCGTCTCTTTGACCATGCCCGTCCGCACCGAATCGTACCCGTGGGACGACCAGCTTCACCCCATTTTCCAGATGAACCTTCCGGAGGGCTATCTGCTGCAAGTCTTGCAGGAGGAGTTCGGGCCGGTCGTTGGCGCGAGTCCAACCGCGCTCCTCTCCGTTATCGGGCGAAATATGGTCGGAAGGCTTCAGGTCGCTCCACCTGAGGCATCGCTAGACGAACCGGCAAAACCGATTGAAGTTGCCGAGCTCCTCAAGGGGGACAACTCGGAGGAGGCGTTTTCGCGGCTCGTTAGAGAACATGCGAGAAGTGGCGTCTCCGGCGTCCTGCCTAAGTTTTTAGACACGGAACAGAAGAAGCAGGTCGGGCTGGGGCCGCACAAGAAAGCGACCTTGCTGACCCACCAGCACATCATCAAAGGCGCATCAAGCAGGCTTCCGTTCGCGACCGCCAACGAGCACTTATGTATGCAGGTGGCTTCGAAAGTCCTCGAATCTGCGAAAACGGAGCTGTCAGAGGATGGAAATGTTCTAGTGGTGCATCGCTTCGATGTCGACGAGAACGGAAAGCCCTTTAGGGCGTTGGAAGATTTTTGTGCGCTCCTCGGGCTCCGGCCCTCTGCGAAGTACGAAACAACATGGGAGAGAATCGCGAAGGCGGTTCGCAACTTTGTGCAAGGCGCAGACCAGTACGAGACGTTTAAGAAGCTGACCGCAATTCTCCTGTTGACGTACGCACTGAGAAACGCTGACTGCCATTCGAAGAATCTGGCATTGCTGTACACGTCGCGAACGGACGCACGGCTCGCGCCCGTGTACGACTTTTTCACGACTTCCGTGTACGCGGGTTACCAGAACAATCCGCCCGGAATCAGCTTCCTGGGAAGAAAGACGTGGTTACCGGGCAAAACTCTGGGGACATTTATCACTTCCAACTTCGGCATCCCTCAACGGGAGCAAAAGGAAATCGTGGAACATATCAGTGATGCGGTTGTAGATGTCGCCCCTGCCGTGCTCGAACTGATGAAAGGGTTGGCGGGTTTCAAGGACGTTGGAACGCGCATGCTGGCCACATGGAATGACGGAGTGAACGTTCTGCGCGAACCTCGCATGTATGGTTTGAGCCCGTGGAAATCCAGTCCGGCATTCGAGGGAATCTCTGACCCGCCGAAACTCAGGAACCCGCGAAAGGTCATCGGCCAGTGGCGAACCGCAGCAAATCGAAAGCGAAGTGAACAGCCCAGCAGGTTGCATTCCCAGTAAGTAACAGTAGTAATCTCCTGCTCTTGCTGCCCTCCTGTTGCTGTTCCTGCTCTCGCTCTTGTTGCTCCCGCCGTTCTTCGTCTTGCTATGGTCGTCGTTCCTCTTCTTGTTCTCGCCGTTCCGGTCGATGAATCGTAAGAACACATCAAGTACCAGTTCGCGCGTTTGACGCGGCAAGTCTTCTTTCTGCGGCGACAATGTCTGGCCTACGGCGAAGGAGATCACTTGCGTTTGCTTCTGCTCCAAGCATCAACTCCTGATCCTGAATCGCTCCCGGCTACGTGCGCTGGTTTGCGGTGCATAACTAGTGCATGCTGATTATTGTCAGAATTCAGCCTGCTGTGGATATCGTTTGCGATGAATAACGGCCTGGTAAATGGTGCCGAGACGGTGGCGTACATCGGAAGTTTGTTGCTTCTCGGAAATAACCTTACAAGAACCTCTATACTACGTTGGAGATTTTACGGAAAAGAAACCTGCCGGCGTTGGGCCTCCTAATAGCATTGTTGATCAGGCTCATTTGACACGACAGGCTAAACGATCTAAGCGCTCCCGCGAACTTTTCCGATGAGGTGAGTATGTCATTGACCAGGCGAGAGGTCTGTAGGCTCATTCCGGCGCTGATGGCGGCAGGAAACGCAATTCCCGCGTTTGCTGGCCAGGACGATTCGCTGCCCTCGGCAGCCTTTCCATTTGAAAGCATGCCTGTACAAGACTTCGATCACGCGCAGATGCGAAAGATCCTGAAAGGAAAACTGGCAACGGGCGAACTTATCGAAGTACATGCCACAACTCTGCCCCCGAATGGATATCCGCATCCGCCGCATCGTCATCTCCACTCCGAGATGTGGCTCATCCGTGAAGGTACCGTCGAACTTACAATCAATGGCGCCAGCCATCGTCTGGGCCCAGGAGGGCTGGGGTTCGTACATTCCAATGAGGAGCATGGCATCAGGAATGTCGGTACAGGCCCCGCCACCTACTTTGTTGTGGCTATCGGTCCCGGGGCGGACACCTAATCATGATCTGCTACATTGTTCTGCGGCAATTAGGATGCCGTGACGAGATGCAACCGGCTGGCTGTCTCGCTGATTCAATGGCGTGGGAGTATTCCTAATGACCCCAATTTCATCGGCCGGGCACCTTTCGCGAGCTGTGAATATCGAGGATTTGCGCGAACTGGCTCGACGCCGACTCCCGAGAATTGTTTTCAACTACATCGATGGTGGCGCCGACGGCGAGTGGACACTTCGCGAAAACCGCCGAGCCTTCGACGCGATTACGTTCCGACCAC
Proteins encoded in this region:
- a CDS encoding HipA domain-containing protein, with translation MKLNVHVLGCHVAVLEQVGDFKSVLTYVPEVAPENLVSLTMPVRTESYPWDDQLHPIFQMNLPEGYLLQVLQEEFGPVVGASPTALLSVIGRNMVGRLQVAPPEASLDEPAKPIEVAELLKGDNSEEAFSRLVREHARSGVSGVLPKFLDTEQKKQVGLGPHKKATLLTHQHIIKGASSRLPFATANEHLCMQVASKVLESAKTELSEDGNVLVVHRFDVDENGKPFRALEDFCALLGLRPSAKYETTWERIAKAVRNFVQGADQYETFKKLTAILLLTYALRNADCHSKNLALLYTSRTDARLAPVYDFFTTSVYAGYQNNPPGISFLGRKTWLPGKTLGTFITSNFGIPQREQKEIVEHISDAVVDVAPAVLELMKGLAGFKDVGTRMLATWNDGVNVLREPRMYGLSPWKSSPAFEGISDPPKLRNPRKVIGQWRTAANRKRSEQPSRLHSQ
- a CDS encoding cupin domain-containing protein, with amino-acid sequence MSLTRREVCRLIPALMAAGNAIPAFAGQDDSLPSAAFPFESMPVQDFDHAQMRKILKGKLATGELIEVHATTLPPNGYPHPPHRHLHSEMWLIREGTVELTINGASHRLGPGGLGFVHSNEEHGIRNVGTGPATYFVVAIGPGADT